One segment of Fusarium oxysporum f. sp. lycopersici 4287 supercont2.54 genomic scaffold, whole genome shotgun sequence DNA contains the following:
- a CDS encoding uncharacterized protein (At least one base has a quality score < 10) codes for MKSFFLLVTALLSSSVLAQTTTQSGVESGGQGGSVLPQCAQPCALKAIQDSKCGSEDPGCVCKAQGFAQSFVGCVDTSCSASDASAAISAGLRLCEAAGVSTESASGLPSATTVESGAVASATAPIVPPPVVPTQPPVATPTAPAPVSPTPVPTAGANSISAGLASIGLTWGWMLFLFFLM; via the exons ATGAaatccttcttccttctcgtcACTGCTCTCCTGTCCTCCTCTGTGTTAGCACAGACCACTACCCAGAGTGGCGTAGAGAGTGGTGGGCAGGGCGGCTCTGTTCTCCCCCAGTGCGCA CAACCATGCGCTCTGAAGGCCATCCAAGACAGCAAGTGTGGCTCTGAGGACCCGGGTTGCGTCTGCAAAGCCCAAGGGTTTGCACAATCGTTTGTCGGCTGCGTCGACACCAGCTGCAGTGCATCTGACGCCTCTG ctGCGATCTCTGCCGGTCTTCGCCTTTGCGAGGCTGCCGGTGTGTCTACCGAGTCTGCCTCCGGACTGCCCAGTGCCACGACCGTCGAGTCGGGCGCTGTAGCATCGGCTACTGCACCCATTGTTCCTCCACCTGTT GTACCCACTCAGCCTCCTGTCGCGACACCAACTGCACCTGCACCTGTGTCTCCAACGCCCGTTCCAACTGCAGGTGCGAACTCGATCAGCGCCGGACTTGCGTCTATCGGACTGACTTGGGGTTGGATGCTGTTCTTATTCTTTCTGATGTAA